A genomic stretch from Telopea speciosissima isolate NSW1024214 ecotype Mountain lineage chromosome 7, Tspe_v1, whole genome shotgun sequence includes:
- the LOC122669305 gene encoding protein DETOXIFICATION 52-like, with protein sequence MCNPNITTTIITTTTTAESVIEKPAQPTKTQLYWAIVSLRNTLKEAKPKNPEKKTQSFTYPTIPDIIEETKSLLRLSFPIVLTALLVYSRSIISMLFLGHLGDMELAAGSLAIAFANITGYSVLSGLALGMEPLCSQAFGAQRPKLLSLTLHRSVIFLLFSSIPLSLLWLNMSKILLCLRQDPNITRIAHTYLLCSLPDLLTNSFVHPIRIYLRAQGITHPLTLASCASAILHVPANLLLVSHLRLGVAGVAAASAASNFFALLFLVSYVWAAGLHVPTWETPSRECLTGWEPLLRLAAPSCVSVCLEWWWYEIMIVLCGLLTNPEATVASMGVLIQTTALLYVFPSSLGFAVSTRVGNELGANRPGKARASAVVAVLLAAMMGLSAMVFASGMRDRWGRMFTTDAEILRLTSAALPILGLCELGNCPQTVGCGVLRGSARPSTAANINLGAFYLVGMPVAVGLGLWLGVGFCGLWFALLSAQVCCAGLMLYIVGTTDWDAQARRAQLLTCGEGSVETELRGSEDEPLISIKIAPI encoded by the coding sequence ATGTGTAACCCAAACATTActaccaccatcatcaccaccaccaccaccgccgagTCTGTGATTGAAAAACCAGCACAACCAACCAAAACCCAACTGTATTGGGCTATCGTATCTCTGCGCAACACCCTGAAAGAAGCAAAACcaaaaaacccagaaaagaaAACACAGTCATTCACATACCCAACAATCCCAGATATAATTGAAGAAACGAAATCCCTCCTCAGGCTCTCCTTCCCCATCGTTCTCACTGCTCTCCTCGTCTACTCACGTTCTATCATTTCCATGCTCTTTCTGGGCCATCTGGGCGACATGGAGCTAGCTGCGGGCTCTCTAGCAATCGCCTTCGCTAACATCACTGGTTACTCTGTCCTCTCTGGCCTCGCCTTAGGCATGGAACCTCTCTGTTCGCAAGCCTTCGGTGCCCAACGCCCAAAGCTCCTTTCTCTTACCCTCCACCGCTCTGTGATCTTCCTTCTATTCTCTTCGatacccctctctctcctctggcTTAACATGTCCAAGATTCTCCTCTGCTTACGCCAAGACCCCAACATCACACGTATTGCTCACACATACCTCCTTTGCTCTCTCCCGGACCTCCTCACTAACTCCTTCGTTCACCCAATCCGCATTTATCTTCGAGCCCAAGGAATCACCCACCCGCTCACGTTAGCATCATGCGCCAGCGCTATCCTTCACGTACCCGCTAACCTTCTCCTCGTCTCCCACCTCCGACTCGGCGTCGCCGGTGTTGCCGCGGCTTCCGCCGCCTCCAACTTCTTCGCGCTGTTGTTCCTCGTCTCCTACGTGTGGGCTGCTGGGTTGCACGTGCCAACGTGGGAGACTCCAAGCCGGGAGTGCTTGACTGGATGGGAGCCATTACTCCGTCTGGCCGCGCCGAGCTGCGTATCCGTGTGCTTAGAGTGGTGGTGGTACGAGATCATGATCGTGTTGTGCGGTCTTCTCACGAACCCGGAAGCGACGGTGGCTTCTATGGGGGTTCTCATCCAGACAACGGCACTGCTTTACGTGTTCCCATCCTCATTAGGCTTTGCCGTGTCGACACGTGTAGGGAACGAGCTGGGTGCCAACCGTCCAGGGAAGGCGAGGGCATCAGCGGTGGTTGCCGTGTTATTGGCGGCAATGATGGGGTTGTCAGCTATGGTGTTTGCGTCTGGGATGAGGGATAGGTGGGGCCGGATGTTTACTACGGATGCCGAGATCCTACGGCTCACGTCTGCTGCGCTGCCGATCCTAGGGTTATGCGAGCTTGGGAACTGTCCACAGACGGTAGGGTGTGGGGTACTAAGAGGGAGTGCTCGACCCAGCACGGCGGCTAACATCAACCTCGGCGCATTTTATTTGGTTGGAATGCCCGTGGcagttgggcttgggctttggcTTGGGGTTGGGTTTTGTGGGCTTTGGTTCGCTTTGCTTTCGGCTCAGGTTTGCTGTGCTGGGCTCATGTTGTACATTGTGGGGACCACCGATTGGGATGCTCAAGCACGACGAGCTCAGTTACTAACCTGCGGAGAAGGATCCGTTGAAACTGAACTACGAGGCAGCGAAGACGAGCCCTTGATCTCAATCAAAATCGCTCCAATCTGA